The nucleotide sequence GGTAGTCCGTCCATCTGGTTGACAGATGTCCACAGTGTACAGAGTGCAGGGTGAGTGGAGATTAATGTGCATGGGAAAGGCTATCAGCTAATAAGGTGTACTCGCATCGAATAGAAACGGAAGAGCAAGGTAAGCTACATGAATAATACTCTTTGTTTGACCCAACAAATCATTTACAGACGACAAAGTGTTCGGGCACTTCGCCTTGCCATTACTGCTCTCGGAACCACAAATCTTGTGTCTATGTCCGTCCACCGTCTCGCACGCCTTTAACAAGGAGGTCAGCGCTTCTGTTTTTTCTTGGATTTTCCCGACTCTAAAGGAAGTAGGCATTTGGATGAGTTTGAGAACCGATGTGCCAATTTGAAGAGAATGTTGCAAAAGCTCAACCCGGATGTTGACATTGAGAGAGCCTTGAGAACAATGGCAACGTCTAGCGAAAGCAATGAGTCTTCACCTGAAGTACAGTGGCGCTCGGATCCCGGAAGGGAAAATGCCCCTTCTGCGGACAAGTTTGAGTGGAACGAATCTCCACCCTCGCAAACAGACGATCTAGATGGAATGGCATCATTGCCAACAAGAAGCACAGGGTCCGGCTATCTTGGTAATACAACACGAGCCGTAACTTAGAGCGTGTTCTGACACTGCCTTTAGGAAATAGCTCAGGATCTCATCTTCTAAGAACTATCTCGAACTTGCTTCCTGGGTACCCTGTCCCAGAGAATGATCAACTGGAACAACTTTCGCCTACGATTCCCAGTGCAACCAAAGAGCTCTCGTTGTCGGCGGATCTGGGCAACACCGTCGTCTTAGAAAGCTTAGTTGACTCCTATTTCATGTTCTATAATCCATCATACCCGATACTGCACGAAAAAACATTTCGGCAGCAATACCAGAACCGCGCAGACATTGACGCCTGCTCGAGATGGCATCTGTTATTCCATATTGTCTTAGCAATCGGGGAATGGATTCTCGCTGGCGGACCAGAGACGGAGCAGTCAAGATACTACATCGCTGCACGCTCACGCATGTCGATGCGTATGCTGGAATCAGGAACGCTCCTCACTGTGCAGGCCTTTCTTCTAATGGTAAGAAGGACTATTATATTTATCTGGTCCTGTTTTCCCTTACTAACGTAATTACAGGGCAATTATCTTCAGAAGCGAAATCGGCCCAACACAGGGTACAACTTCATTGGGATTGCATATCGGATGGcccttgggcttgggcttcaTCGCGAGCCACCTGCGGTAACGGGCAATGACACATTATTATACGAACAGAGGAGGGTTGTCTGGTGGATCATTTATTGCTTTGACAGTGGATTGAGTCTCACCACCGGAAGACCTAGCACGATATCTAACTCCTTCATTGAAACTCGGTTCCCTCGTAACATCGACGATTCCGTAAGTGAGAACCATTTTTGTTCTAAGGGACAGACCGTTGATCTTAATGTTGCAGTCCTGCTCTATGAACTCGCCTCTCCCGGAACCAACGGACAAAACAactaacgtactccacatgcgaatgtaacacacgggcgaatgtaacacgaaatcgctccgacgcgacttccgatttctactacaaatttcaccacacccaacgatgcctcagaaacatgatgaaagccaagtaatattggcccttcaagctatgcaaaatgataaaaatctaagcgctcgagccgctggcaggatctatcacgtggatcatgtgaagcttagtcgccgccggcgtggcatgcaatcacgatgcaatatatcagccaattcacggaagctcactgatctagaggaatcaacgattgtcgaacacatacttgatctagattccaaagggtttcctcctcggttgtctggtgtggaagatatggccaaccgactaccgactactcacaacgcgcgacgcgggacgcgttggggtaaactgggctagcacctttgtcaaacggcacccagagctcacaactcgtttcaatcggaaatatgactatcagagggctctatgcgaagacccagaagttatttgtcgttggtttacacttgttcaaaacacaattgcgaagtatggcatccaggaagcagatatctataactttgatgaaactgggtttcagatgggagtgatctcgactacaatggttgtcataagctctgaacaacatggaaaggcaaaagcaaaacagcctggcaatcttgaacactgctgatgtccttacaaaaggcacgaggaagataatgcataagatggatttgatggaagcagagattcatgatcttcgggcggcaaacgaggcccttagcaaacgccggagggctaaaaaaacacgtctaaggaaaggagggtcgctttcaatactggaagctcaggaattaggggatcaaatggaggttgaggtgcaactaaaggaggaaacacgcattagggctggtcggcgaccgcggactgagacacgcgcgcggcgctgtggcaattgcggaaaggccggacacaatgcgcgttcctgtcagatagtagtagagacgtctgaggaagatgattctgaataattttaatggaattttagtgcattggtggagatgttggagttaacatcgcggcggagcgatttcgtgttacattcgcccgtgtgttacattcgcatgtggagtacgttactTATTCGGCCATTATTGCACAAGCACGTTTGGCAACCATCGGAAATATGGTTTACAGTGACGTGGTTGGTGCCCCAAATGAGAAATCATTTTATCCAAGTATCTCACGCTCCCTCGATCATCAACTTCAAGCCTGGAAACTATCCCTGCCTGACTATTTCACATCCCAAGATATTCCAAGGTGGTTCCGTGGCCCACGAGCAATAGTATGCTGGAAGGAACAAAACCTGCGGATGATGCTCTGGTGGGGGACTCAGCGTTTGTGCAAGCTGCCACGGGATAGCGAAGAGGCGTTTGTAATGTGCCAAAACGCGGCACTCACAACTATCCAGAACATCACAATATTCTGCATTGACCAAGCTGATGCCTTGCATACTGGCCTCAGCTGGTATGCCACTTACTTTCTTTTTCAGGCAGCGATTGTTTTAAGTATCCATCATCTGAAACCATGTCAACCCACGGACACAGACCTGGCAGCAGTTCATCAGGAACTCTCggtttcttcctttccaagGCATGTGACTGCTTGGCAAATTTAAGCCAAAACAACAAAGCCGCAGCAAGATGTCTAGAAGTCCTGAATAGAATTAGAGACCGGTCTCAACCGGCACAGTGTCTGGCTACAGATGTAGCAAATCCTGGATTGAATTCGAATCCGGACACTACGCAACGACCAACCACACTCGAGAACACGGACGCGCACCCGACAAATTTCACGGTCGACCCTTCATTGCGGATTCTCTTCCAAGATACTTCCTGGAACAATGACATATTTGAAGGCCTTCAAGGATTTCCCGGTACGAATGAGGTGGGATTGTTTGATTATATTCCTGAAAATAGTTTCGATGCACGTGTACTTCCTGATTGGCCTACGGACTCGGGCTTGGGCCCTGTTTAGATGCCTATTGAGTGCTATGGTGTCTGTTCATTTTCCCACAAGTCTCGCCATTATTGAAATGCTCTGTGTCATTATCTCTCATGCTATCTATTTGCCGATTAAAGTTGTAATCTATCTGTTTATTACTGCTTGACAGACAGACACGTAAAATCACAGCTATGGACCCGGAAAGCTTCTGGCGATGATTATCATTGACCTTGGTAATACCAATTGCCTACGTAGCTACCTTGTACTTGGAGCAATTAAACACGGGCCAGTGTGGACGACATGTAAAGGCCCTAGAATGCCAATCGGCTCGATCTGTTTTGACGGTGGGTAGCAGGCAATGGAAATGTGTCCAGCCCCAAGATTGTCCAGCCTCCCTTGTTCTTGCCTTCGGCTCAGTTCAATCTGATGGTGAATATTTTCCTCAATGCTGTTAGCTGGGTGATTACCCCGCCCCCGAATCAAATAGAACTTGAGATACATGCTGTCATAGCTAAGGTTGTGCATATGACTCGAACGGGCTGATGAGAAATTGGGAGAAAATCGGGACATTGGCGGAGGATGGTAGTAATGATGTTGAAGCACTGTTTGCTATCTCGAGTTTCAAGGCTCGCACAAGTGAGTATTATGTAAAGAATGAGTTGAGTCAGAAACATGCTCTACTCCCGAATGAAGTGACTTGGAATTACAATGGTCCCCAGGGAGTTGTATGCAGCCAACTAGCTTGCTTTGGTTACCCATCGCTTTACTTGAGGGACCGACAATCCGATGCTCAGTTGTGTAGGTCAAAGTCCGTTCCCCGTCCTTAAAGATCTCGACTACCATAATGTCtctcataaaccagagatgcTTTTTGGTCGCGAATACCTGTATATCGCTGCCATCCTCCTTCCATACTTACGTTGGCTCCAGCCATCTCCTCAAGAAAAATGAGCAATGTCAACCAGTCCTTCTTCATTCCAATGGTAAAATTTTCAAGGTCCGAGCGAGGGTCATCTGGAAGGAGACTATGAGCAGATTTCCAGTAACGATTATTTGTTTGTTCCCATCGCGTTTCACATTGGATATTTGTACATAGAGCCCTTGATGCAGGTGCGATTCCTAGACTTCAGGTTTGGAATGGTCCTGGAGAGTCCTAGAATCTGATTACATTGCCATTTGGTAGTTACTGTAAGTAGCTGCTTTATCATAGTGTAGCAATTGATACAAGCCCCTGGTAGCCCACTAATAGGACTGTAAGACAATTTAGTACTTATCATGGGCTTGCTTGCTATCTATATCTGCAATAGTTGCCTGGATGCTTTGACTGTCAATATCATAACCCTAACATATCCGTGGGAACAACGGATCCCATAAGCTAGCATCATATCGAATATGCCCTATCTCTCTGACCAGCCACACTCCCATAATATAGTGGGCCATCTCGGATGTTACCTGTAGAGAATGGAAGGTGCTTTCTTCCATGGACATCCCGGTGTCTTCAAAATGTCTCTGCTGACGAATCTGCCGTTACAACTAGGCTATGTTCTTCGTCAAATTTATCAGGGGTTTATTAAATGCAGTTCGAAAAGCTCTTTCAGAAATTTCGTGGAGGGCTGCTGAGCGAAGGAGCAGCGATATCGTCAAAACGTGTCATATTAGGTATCGCTTTCCGTCAAAGGACCGCACTGTCACATGTTCTCGATGGTCTGACTTAGGCCTGTGGAAGGAGTCTGGAGTACATTCATCACCTGCAAGAACACAATAGTAGGCATTTTCTTCCAGCCAAAGCTTCGTGTCGATTTCCATAACGCCGTGGTCGTATGTGATCATGGACTCTTTCTGCCGCCGAAATAACCATAATTGTCATCACATCGGAACTCAACAAAGACAACATATCGAACGCTGTTTTAGTATTTCCTGCTCCATAACCTGCTTTGTATTTTCAATCATCGATCTTTCGTTTTCCATACGACCATGGATATTATAAGCTTTCTGAGCGTTGAATAGTCATTTAATAGTGCTATTTAGGACCCGATTTAGAGGGGCATGACCTGATTGAATATCTATTTGCTCCAAGATTATAGCCGTCAGAAACGTATTTCTGGAACGAACCAGAAGATAGGCAGGATCAGGGAGGCTAGTCCCAAACGAGATATTGAGATCATGGACACGGTTCTTCTGCCCTAGTGCGATTAATTGTGTTAGTTTAGGGTTGGGACTCGCCCTGACTGCAAAGTGTTAACTTACTGCTCATTGTGTTTGCCTCTAAAGaaagctggctaaccatggGCGGATTTCATATTCCATGTATTGGCTTTTAGTTCTCATATTGTTGTAGGTCCTATTGTCTTTCGCGAAGAAAATTGACGGTACATAAGTTTCAAGAAAGAACTGGCGAAAGACAGGTTAACATGTAGCTACATCCACGGACTAGACCCAGTAGTTGGATCCCTTACCTTGACagacaaacaaagaaatTGCCGCTGGTTGGTAATGGTAAGATCTTTCATAAGTCGAAGCTCCTGTGGtccatggatcttcgtctATATGCATTTCAATTACGAAAGTAGCGAAACGGTGGCTTCTGGAGCTCACGCCACATGGCGACATAGATTTTTCAGGGGTAGGATCGCCTGACTTGGCTTTTCCACGTTTTTGAGCAATTGGACGCACTCAACGCTCAAGTCGTGGGGGATAGTCATCGTCTATCCCCCGCCGTTAGTAAAGGCTTAGGTTTTTTCATTGCTCCATAGCAGCCTCTGGCTCAATATGGGTCTTTGCATAATTACTAGAAGAAAGAGCTCGAAGAGAGGGAAGGAGGGGAATCTGAGATGGAAAGTAAAGTAGAAAGAGAGactgggaaaagaaaaagagaaaagaagcaaGCCTAATGAAATATTCACTATGGCTACTTACGCATATAACGTTATTTCGGGATCAAGTTGTATCAAGCACGTCCGTTGCTTTTATTCCATTGGACACTAATACTGTCTACATAAAACATGAGAAACGAATTACCAAGATATATGTAACTGTGAATTCCCTATGACTGCAACGTCCGTTCAGCAGCAGTTGGCCACCGGGAGACAAAGGTTGTATACAAGAAATCTAGAATTCTTGGTCATCGTCGCCGGAAATGATGACGTTGTTGATCTAGTAACACGTTAGTCTGGATCGTAGGAGAACGAGAAGAGCGGCCACATACCTTGAGAACCATACGGCACAGCTGGGTGGCCAGCAACAACTGCTGGCGCTTTCCGATCAATGGGTCGATAGCGAAGTGCTCTCTCATGTCTTTACAAATTTGTTAGTACAAGTAGTAGATTGGTCAGAGTACAGAAAACATACCGTTGTTGCCAGTCACCATGCAGTCGACACCCAAGCGGGAGTTGTTTTCCTTGACCTGGCGCGACTTGATAGATGCGAGGGTCTCAATAGGGCTCAAGCCAGAGTTCTCGGCCAAGGCCAATGGCACGGCATCAAGCGCATCAGCGAATGCGCGCATAGCATATTGCTCAATACCAGGGCTCTATAAAGTTCACAGGTCAGCCTTAATGCAATTAGAATTAAGAGGATCCCCAAACCTACCTTGACAGCAGCGTCCTCGACGGCAAGCGAGCAAGCAATTTCAGCGGCACCACCACCGTACACAACCCGGTTGTCTCTGACTAAGTTGCGGACGACGCACAGAGCATCGTGTAGCGATCGCTTGGCTTCATCAATGATCTGCAGAGCGCCAAAGTTAGCAAACCATAGAGAAACTAGACTAGGGACTTCAGACTAACCATTTTGTTACTTCCCCGGACGAAAACAGTCACCGCACGGCTGTTGGCGCACTCTTCAATGATAAGCATCTTCTCCCGAGTAGTACCGAAAGTCATTTCCTTAACACGGCCAGCAGTTCCCAGCTTCTCCGAGCTCAGGTCCTCGAAACGGGGGACAATTCTACCATTCGTGGCGATGGCAATCAGTTCAATTTCGGGGCCACCAACCCACCGGACAGCGGGAAGCTCATTCTGGAGCAGAAGGTGGTTTGCCTCGTCATCGAAACCCCACTGGCAGATAACAAGGTTGGCGCCTGCGTCCTTCAGGTTCTGAATCATCTCCTTGAACGTCTCGCTTTCGTAGTTTTGCAACCGCTTGAATTCGTCGACCGATGTGATGTCAAGCTTGTGCTTGGTCTTGGGCTTCGGGGGCTCGAACGGGCAGGTGAGAATCGCCAGTTTTGCGTCTGTCACCTCGTCGGGCATCTGAGGGTGGGAGAAGTCCTTGTCGACAATAACACCCTTCACCAGAAGGGAATCCTCAAGAGCACCTCCAACCTTGCCATCAACCTTAATCAGCTCGAAGTCGACGTCCTTACGCTCAAGATCGGCAACGGAGAGAACGGCATCGATGGCGATCTGCGCAAACTGGTCGTGAGACTTGGAGACAATCTTGCTACCCAAACTGGTCTTTGCGACCTTCAGCAGGTTCTCAGTGTTCTCTCTTGAGAAGGGTATTTCGTCGCTGATCTTATCGAGTTGTTCAATGGCGATCTCACAGGCGGTATCGTATCCATCCGCAATCCGGATGGGGTGAATGCCCTTGTCAATCAAATCCGCGGCCTGCTCCAACATAGCCGCCGCCAAAACGACAACACCAGTGGTACCATCCCCAATTTCTTCGTCTTGGGATTTCGAGAGTTCGACCAGCAGCTTGGCAACGTTGTTCGTGATTTCCATCTTCAGGAACGCGAGAGGTCAGTGACAATTTCATACAAGCGTCGAGGGGTTGAGGACGGACCTGCCCAAGAATAGTTGCGCCATCGTTCGTTACCGTAATATCACCATCCGGAGAGATCAAGATCTTGTCGAGACCACGTGGACCCTAGAATATGACTTAGATTTTGTTCAAGCAACGTGTTCGATAACCATACCAGAGAAGTCTTCACGATGTTGGCAACCGTTTTGGCAGCGACAATGTGCGATTTCACGGCCTCCGTGCCATGTtgtctcttcttctttccctggCTGTACCGCGTCTCCCATCAGCACAAGTTCTCCGGTGTATAGCCATTAACCGCAAAAAAAGGTATTCGAAGAACGTACTCCCGGACAACGATGAACGGCCGGCCCTGCTCATCCTTCATCACCGACGCTATTATGACTGTCAGTCGCTAATTCGATACGGTCGGATCATTTCGCAGGAAGGGATATCGACCTTGAGACAAATCAAGCTCTGTAATGAGAAAAGTTGAGAGTTAGTCCATAAATTCAAGAATGAGGGGCACCGAGACGTACGCATCGCCATTTTTTAAATGTGGTCTGCCGCGTGGCAGGAAGTCAGATTTAATAAAAAGAGATAAGTTAAAATATCACAGAGAGGATAGAATTAAACAATAACCAAGACAAAAGCCCTTGATAGAGTGAGAGAAGCGGGAGGAGGGGAGTTGAATCTGGCCACGATCCGATAGTCGTTCGGAGGCTCTTTTTAGAAATTCTGGAGATGTCCCAATCGGGCTAGTGAGCTGTTTTCCCAAGGCGGTATAGCGCGCTTCCTCTCTCTACGCGCATCGCAATTCGGACTCTTCGCAAGTCAAGCATCTCTATCTAACTCGATTTTGCACCCTGTACTTTCATCAATTAACCCGCCGATCATCATGGTTCAATGATAGTTTCACATCCCGCGACCACCGTGACTTTACTTTCCAGACTTTTCGGCCTTACCTCTTCATCCGGCACCATGCCTCGTGGGTTGTCCCTCGATTGAATTAGCTCGATCTCGGGCTAACCTTCTTGCGCGTCTTAGCTCCGCTGGAAGAGACGTCGGACGGCGAGTCTACTGGGGGCTCTATCCCCTACGCGAACAATGATGAGCAACAACAAACACCCAACGACACAGACCAgggcggagaagaaggcgaagaaggcgaagaggaagagggcgtGTAAGTTGCGACAATGGACATCAGATGGACCGCACTGACTTGGGCAGCTATATCGTTGAACAGATTGTGGGCCATGAATTCCTTAAAGATGTACGCGCAAACCCAACTCCCCTGTGACAGCCAAATGTGATGCGCTGACCTGACAATGCGACAGGGTACACTCCTGCTTCAAGTGAAATGGAAGGGATACGATGACCCCGCAGATCAGACGATGGAGCCCGAAGAAAACCTGTTGTACGTGATCGAGCATAATTCGCAGCGTATAGCCGCCATACTCACCAGTGCGATAGGGAGGGTGCAAAGGATTTGGTTGAGGAGTACTACAGAGTTCAAGGTGGCCGTCCGGAAAAGCCAGCTCCCAAGAAGCGCAAGTCGGTTGGAAGATCCAAGAAGACGCCCGAAAAGGCAGCACCTAAGAGACAAAAAAAATCTGATGGCAACGCTATCGGAACACCAACTTCAACAGCAGGGGAGGAGAACGAGAATGGCGATATTTACGCCGACTGGACACCTAATCGCAAAAGCTGGGAGAATGATGTGCAAAGCATTGAGACCATCATGCGCGAAGCAAACACAAGCATCCTATACGCGTATATCCAATGGAAAGATGGGAGGAAGTCGAAAGTATCTCTTGAAACATGCTACGAAAAATGCCCGAAGAAGGTGAGTTTTTCAACTTGTTGATACTTGCGAACCTAGACTGACGCGCAGTAAGATGCTCAAATTCTATGAGGCTCATCTGTAAATTCCAACCTTCCATTATTGGTGAAACAGAACGCTAACCTTATCGCAGTGTCTTCAAAGAGGGTTaaatttgatatcaatgaaatCTCTCGAATGGCGATAAAAATTGCCTGGCAATGATCTAATGATGTGATTTATTGTTATGTACTGTCGGTTTTAGAGTCGATGTCCTCGTCTATCCTTACATTCATGGGTTTTGCAGGCGCCGTTATATGGACAGGGCGGGCTAGAATGCGTAAGTGCGATTGAGCTTTTCAGTTTCTTATTATTCCTTTTCCGGGTTGTTCTATTTTTCTCGATTTCATCCGATGCCTCCCTGGTTTCCTGTACGATATACGACACCAGTTGTTTATGAAATTTTGGATTAAGGCTCATTACAGCATGATCATTGATCATCAGGATTCTCAAGCCCTGCATCCCTCGCCAAACCAAGATACTCCCATCTTACATTGAAATAATCCGTCCCATGCTTCTCCAGCACGCGTTCAATATCCCGGGCATTAGCCCCTTCCAAGCACCTATCATCTTCCGATGTCCACACCCCCGGCATATCATCCGGTATCCCCTTCCCGGCGACCAGATTACCCAGGATCTTATCAGCTAGGCTTGGGTCCATGCTCGTGCAGCGTAGGGCTTCGATCACCTGTGCGTCGTTCTGTGCTCTGCCACTACGTACATGATCATCGATCCAGTCGTCGATATCGGGCTGTGAGCTTTGTTCCTCTTCGGGTTCTAAGGTCGGAGTTGcggggaagaagggaagTTCTAGAAATAGGCTGTCGACTTCGTTCTCGGGTTGTTCGGGTTGCTTTGAATGATCTTGTTGTTCTTTGTCTCTATGGTGATTCATGGCTTCGGTTTGGCGGGTTGTTTCTGGTATTCGAGTTTCTCGTGGCGTGGGCTTTGGggcctttcttctcttttgttCTGGTGACCCCTGCTGCCTGGATTGAGGGCGATCAATAGGTTCGATATTAGATGATCTCTTTCGCTTTCGCTCATCCGGTTTGTTGATAGTTGGCTCCGTTCTCTGCCGGGGCTGTTCTTCCGTAGTCGTACTAGGAGCTCTTGAAGAAGTTCTGTCGACCATGATCTCATGTACTATTGGAACCCGGCCTGTAGTAGAAGCTGGCGACTGTCGATGACTGCTGGCGGGCTCCTGATCCCGAGCTGACGAACTAGGCCCTGCGTCTGATGTCTGGGCCGCAGACCCCGCCATACCGCCTGGCCGAGGGCGTCCACGTAACCTCTTCAGATATCGATCACGATATGACTGCCATGTATGTCTAGGGTTCTGCACAACATTAGCTTTCAGCCTCCCAAACCGCTATCGTCTTAGGCATACTCTCGCCGCCAAATCCTGATAAATCTTATTCCCACTAATAGCAATCCCAGTCTTTCCCTCAAACTGTTGGACATAGTCCCAAAGCATCTGATCATCTTCCAGGGAATAGATAACCTTGATGCCACGGCTTGGGATATAAGTAGCTCCCACGGGGCGCTGCGGTGATGGGCCAGCGCGGTAGTCTTCTAGCCTTGCTAATTGTTTGTTGCGGATGGAGTCTTCGATGTATTTGTATGAGTAGCTGGCGGCTGTTAATACAGGGTACCTTTGGGAGGTATATGGGAGGCGACTGACGTATCAGAAGGGAGGTTCTTCCTCTTATGATCGACTAACTTGACGTCTGCGTCTTTCTCTTGTAGTCTTATAATTCCGCCATGTTCCTGTCCGGTATATCAGTATCAGTCCCGAAACACGTGAAGGGCAAGGGATCTTACTGTAATGAGTTCCTTGAACCTACTCCTCTGCGGGATATTCTGCGATAACCAGAACTGCTTTCCCTGGAAGAGGGAATCAGAACCCTGATTGGGTCTATCTCCGCCATCTTCTGTGCTCATATCTAGTTTTTAGGTGCTGCTTTTCTCTCAATCCAATGCGCTGGTGCGCGTTGTTCTTGCGCGTAGGGGGTCCCTTGGTTTGCAGTCACGTGGGCATATGTTGAAGGACCTTTGCTGGAGGTTGAATTATGTCGTTCTTAGCTTGACACCATTGCATGTAGATCCTTTCCAATTACCTGGTCCTTGAGCGTCACTGCAGAAACACCGGGAATGAGATCAAGTCGGCGCGGTGTCTTTGGAAGAATGGGCGTCACCGGACGGAGAACATCACGATAAAGAGCTGTACTGGATTATTGAACTGAAAGTTTACTCGTATATTTTAGACAGAAAGACCAAATAATAATGGGATTCTAGCAAGTGTCTAGAAACTTTCACAGAATCTACTAGATCCCTGTTGGTTAGTAACGATCCTTATCGATAACTAGTCAACGCGTCTTTTGCTGCCTCCGCAGCAACTGCTCGCATCACCAACTTTACCTCGACCTCACCTCAACATAAatatctctccctcctctcctttcctcaTCCCGACTCTCTCAATCAACTCCTTCTTTCTATCCACAAGCAAAAACCCGCCTCAACCACCAAAACCAACCCCCAAGAGAAAACCAGCAAAGCGGACACCACCCCGCGCATCCTCCCACCAAAATGTCCACCTATGAAGGTACGCCCAACCACAATCCTATACACCCTAATTAATCAAACTAACAAAAGAACGAAATCCACAGTCGAACACAACACCACAGACCCCAGCACCACCCCCTCTACCgcccaccgccgccgccgccccGATCTCTCCACCTTCTTCGCAACGCTCTCCGAGATCTCCAACCCCGAAGCCTCGCGCCACAGACAACATGCCGTTCCCGTGCCGGGAGACATAAGCGCGGCATTTTACTCGCTTGCGGAGGCGTTGGAGGTTATGCGACGGGAGGGGGGTGATGTTGGGACTAGCGCGGGAGTCCAGGAAGGTGGGCAGGGAGGGGAGGATTTGTTGACAACGATGATTCAGTCGTTGTTGAGTGAGGCGGATACGCCGCCAAGGGAGGTGGAGGGTGTTAGTGAGGAGTTTTGCGATGGTCCTTTCTCCCCTTCCCTTCTTGTAAAAATAAGGAATTGCTAACGCTGGCTGTGGTAAAGTTCTCGACCGCGTCCCCCGCAAATCCCTCAAAGAATCCCAAGTCTGTCCTATCTGCAACAACCCCTTCCTAGAAGACGAATACCCGCTCGTTGTGCAGTTGCCCTGCCATCCTACGCATCTGTTTGATCTCGAGTGTGTGCGGCCgtggttgaggttgaggggCACATGTCCGCTTGACCGGACGGATTTTGCGAAGCaggagagggagaaggagaCGGCGAGGAGGCAGAAGCCGgcggatgatgaagaggaggagtgGGATGGGATGTATGGTTGATTTGATAGAGTGTGAGATGGAGGTGTTTGGATATGGTAAATTGATCACTGATGAGAAATGATTTTGGTGATGATCAATGCGTACGATCTCAGTGTTGTTGTATAGTGGAGAT is from Aspergillus chevalieri M1 DNA, chromosome 8, nearly complete sequence and encodes:
- a CDS encoding fungal specific transcription factor domain-containing protein (COG:S;~EggNog:ENOG410PWBT;~InterPro:IPR007219;~PFAM:PF04082;~TransMembrane:2 (o169-186i207-226o);~go_function: GO:0003677 - DNA binding [Evidence IEA];~go_function: GO:0008270 - zinc ion binding [Evidence IEA];~go_process: GO:0006351 - transcription, DNA-templated [Evidence IEA]): MLQKLNPDVDIERALRTMATSSESNESSPEVQWRSDPGRENAPSADKFEWNESPPSQTDDLDGMASLPTRSTGSGYLGNSSGSHLLRTISNLLPGYPVPENDQLEQLSPTIPSATKELSLSADLGNTVVLESLVDSYFMFYNPSYPILHEKTFRQQYQNRADIDACSRWHLLFHIVLAIGEWILAGGPETEQSRYYIAARSRMSMRMLESGTLLTVQAFLLMGNYLQKRNRPNTGYNFIGIAYRMALGLGLHREPPAVTGNDTLLYEQRRVVWWIIYCFDSGLSLTTGRPSTISNSFIETRFPRNIDDSSCSMNSPLPEPTDKTTNVLHMRM
- the CCT5 gene encoding chaperonin-containing T-complex subunit CCT5 (BUSCO:EOG09261HM3;~COG:O;~EggNog:ENOG410PGD1;~InterPro:IPR002423,IPR027410,IPR027413,IPR017998, IPR002194,IPR027409;~PFAM:PF00118;~go_function: GO:0005524 - ATP binding [Evidence IEA];~go_function: GO:0051082 - unfolded protein binding [Evidence IEA];~go_process: GO:0006457 - protein folding [Evidence IEA]); the encoded protein is MAMQLDLSQASVMKDEQGRPFIVVRDQGKKKRQHGTEAVKSHIVAAKTVANIVKTSLGPRGLDKILISPDGDITVTNDGATILGQMEITNNVAKLLVELSKSQDEEIGDGTTGVVVLAAAMLEQAADLIDKGIHPIRIADGYDTACEIAIEQLDKISDEIPFSRENTENLLKVAKTSLGSKIVSKSHDQFAQIAIDAVLSVADLERKDVDFELIKVDGKVGGALEDSLLVKGVIVDKDFSHPQMPDEVTDAKLAILTCPFEPPKPKTKHKLDITSVDEFKRLQNYESETFKEMIQNLKDAGANLVICQWGFDDEANHLLLQNELPAVRWVGGPEIELIAIATNGRIVPRFEDLSSEKLGTAGRVKEMTFGTTREKMLIIEECANSRAVTVFVRGSNKMIIDEAKRSLHDALCVVRNLVRDNRVVYGGGAAEIACSLAVEDAAVKSPGIEQYAMRAFADALDAVPLALAENSGLSPIETLASIKSRQVKENNSRLGVDCMVTGNNDMREHFAIDPLIGKRQQLLLATQLCRMVLKINNVIISGDDDQEF
- a CDS encoding chromo domain-containing protein (COG:B;~EggNog:ENOG410PQJY;~InterPro:IPR000953,IPR023780,IPR008251,IPR016197;~PFAM:PF00385,PF01393;~SECRETED:SignalP(1-22);~go_component: GO:0005634 - nucleus [Evidence IEA]), encoding MIVSHPATTVTLLSRLFGLTSSSGTMPPPLEETSDGESTGGSIPYANNDEQQQTPNDTDQGGEEGEEGEEEEGVYIVEQIVGHEFLKDGTLLLQVKWKGYDDPADQTMEPEENLLEGAKDLVEEYYRVQGGRPEKPAPKKRKSVGRSKKTPEKAAPKRQKKSDGNAIGTPTSTAGEENENGDIYADWTPNRKSWENDVQSIETIMREANTSILYAYIQWKDGRKSKVSLETCYEKCPKKVSFSTC